From Pandoraea norimbergensis, the proteins below share one genomic window:
- a CDS encoding putative 2-aminoethylphosphonate ABC transporter substrate-binding protein, which produces MNQSMRRALRAAAALAAGLVCAAQAGHALAKTTLTVYTAWEVEVMRPYAEAFQKANPDIEIKYVRDSTGVVTAKVLAEKANPQADVIAGLAASSLELIKQEGLLTPYSPKGFDQLTRAYSDKATPPSWIGLDVWGATVCFNTVEAAKRNLPKPTSWEDLAKPIYKGMIVMPNPATSGTGFLDVTAWLQMFGKEGGWKYMDALDKNIVKYTHSGSKPCRDAGAGEYPIGISFEFNAHRTKAAGAPIDLVFPKEGLGYDIEAAGIVKTTKKMDAAKRYMDWLASKEANEMYAKDWAIVAYPGVAKKFDTIPANYPDMLVKNDFTEIAKSRESVLSEWQKRYGAKSEKK; this is translated from the coding sequence ATGAACCAATCGATGCGCCGCGCCCTGCGTGCTGCCGCCGCCCTAGCCGCCGGCCTTGTCTGTGCCGCTCAGGCCGGCCACGCCCTCGCCAAGACCACGTTGACTGTCTACACGGCGTGGGAGGTCGAAGTTATGCGGCCGTACGCCGAGGCCTTCCAGAAAGCGAACCCCGATATCGAAATCAAGTACGTGCGCGATTCCACCGGCGTGGTCACCGCCAAGGTGCTCGCCGAGAAAGCCAACCCGCAGGCGGACGTGATCGCGGGGCTCGCCGCATCGAGTCTCGAACTGATCAAGCAGGAAGGCCTGCTCACGCCGTATTCACCCAAGGGTTTCGATCAGCTCACGCGGGCCTACAGCGACAAGGCCACGCCGCCATCGTGGATCGGACTCGACGTGTGGGGCGCGACGGTGTGCTTCAACACGGTGGAAGCGGCCAAGCGCAACTTGCCGAAGCCGACGTCGTGGGAAGACCTGGCCAAGCCCATCTACAAGGGCATGATCGTGATGCCGAACCCGGCCACTTCGGGCACCGGCTTTCTCGACGTGACGGCGTGGCTCCAGATGTTCGGCAAGGAGGGCGGCTGGAAGTACATGGACGCGCTCGACAAGAACATCGTCAAGTACACGCACTCGGGCTCGAAGCCTTGTCGTGACGCAGGCGCAGGTGAGTACCCGATCGGCATCTCGTTCGAATTCAACGCCCATCGCACCAAGGCCGCCGGCGCGCCGATCGATCTGGTGTTTCCGAAGGAGGGGCTGGGCTACGACATCGAAGCCGCGGGCATCGTGAAGACCACCAAGAAGATGGACGCTGCGAAGCGCTACATGGACTGGCTGGCCAGCAAGGAAGCCAACGAGATGTACGCGAAGGACTGGGCCATCGTGGCGTATCCGGGCGTGGCGAAGAAGTTCGACACGATTCCCGCCAACTATCCCGACATGCTCGTGAAGAACGATTTCACGGAAATTGCCAAGAGCCGCGAATCGGTCCTCTCCGAGTGGCAGAAACGATACGGCGCGAAGTCGGAGAAGAAGTGA
- the phnA gene encoding phosphonoacetate hydrolase: MNQPVQIQVNGRQYRLPQQPTVIVCVDGCQFEYLEAAANAGVAPYLKHLLADGAVFQGDCVVPSFTNPNNLSIVTGAPPAVHGICGNYFYDPAADGGKGAEVMMNDPAYLRAGTVLAAAADAGAKVAVVTAKDKLRKLLGHRMTGICFSSEKADQVTLAENGIEDVLGLVDMPVPDVYSAELSEFVFAAGVRLLETRHVDLMYLSTTDYVQHKWAPGTEGANAFYAMMDKYLRRMDELGAVIGLTADHGMNAKHDPKTGQPNVIYLQDLLDDWLGKGVAEGGARVILPITDPYVVHHGALGSFATIYLPRDIDRDAIRKRIAALPGLEVVLTNAEACARFELPPDRVGDLVVVSDQSVVLGTSASRHDLTGLTVPLRSHGGISEQTVPLLFNRKTEGIPGKARLRNFDILDVALNHV; encoded by the coding sequence GTGAACCAGCCCGTGCAGATCCAAGTGAATGGCCGCCAGTACCGGCTGCCGCAACAGCCCACCGTCATCGTGTGTGTCGACGGTTGCCAGTTCGAATATCTCGAAGCCGCCGCCAACGCCGGTGTCGCGCCGTACCTCAAACACCTGCTCGCCGATGGCGCGGTGTTTCAGGGCGACTGCGTGGTGCCGTCGTTCACCAACCCGAACAATCTGTCCATCGTGACCGGCGCCCCCCCGGCCGTGCATGGCATCTGCGGCAACTACTTCTACGACCCCGCCGCCGACGGCGGCAAGGGCGCCGAAGTCATGATGAACGACCCCGCCTACCTGCGCGCGGGGACAGTGCTGGCAGCTGCTGCCGACGCCGGTGCCAAGGTGGCTGTCGTCACCGCCAAAGACAAACTGCGCAAGTTGCTCGGCCACCGGATGACCGGCATCTGCTTCTCGTCGGAGAAGGCCGATCAGGTCACGCTCGCCGAGAACGGCATCGAAGACGTGCTGGGTCTTGTGGACATGCCGGTGCCGGATGTCTATAGCGCAGAACTCTCCGAGTTCGTGTTCGCGGCCGGTGTGCGCTTGCTGGAAACGCGCCACGTCGACCTGATGTACCTGTCGACCACCGACTACGTGCAGCACAAGTGGGCCCCGGGCACCGAAGGCGCCAACGCCTTCTACGCGATGATGGACAAGTACCTGCGCCGCATGGACGAACTCGGCGCGGTCATCGGCCTGACCGCCGATCACGGCATGAACGCCAAGCACGATCCGAAGACCGGCCAGCCCAACGTGATCTATTTGCAGGACTTGCTCGACGACTGGCTCGGCAAGGGTGTGGCCGAAGGCGGGGCGCGCGTGATTCTGCCGATCACCGATCCGTATGTCGTTCACCACGGTGCGCTCGGTTCGTTCGCCACCATCTACCTGCCGCGTGATATCGACCGCGATGCCATTCGCAAGCGCATCGCCGCGTTGCCGGGTCTCGAAGTGGTGCTGACCAACGCCGAAGCCTGTGCGCGTTTCGAACTGCCGCCCGATCGTGTCGGCGACCTCGTGGTCGTGAGCGATCAGTCGGTGGTGCTCGGCACGAGCGCCAGCCGTCACGATCTGACCGGGCTGACCGTGCCGCTGCGCTCGCATGGCGGTATCTCCGAACAGACCGTGCCGCTGCTCTTCAATCGCAAGACCGAAGGCATTCCGGGCAAGGCGCGACTGCGCAACTTCGACATTCTCGACGTCGCGCTCAACCACGTCTGA
- a CDS encoding putative 2-aminoethylphosphonate ABC transporter ATP-binding protein, with protein MSDDTYLSLAGIHKRFDNTVVLGDINLTVRRGEMLCFLGPSGCGKTTLLRIIAGLEAQTHGKVSQNGRDISTLPPMQRDYGIVFQSYALFPNLSVAQNVAYGLTNRRVPRAERDQRVAELLEMVGLPDAGKKFPGQLSGGQQQRIAIARALATSPGLLLLDEPLSALDARVRVRLRSEIRALQQRLGITTILVTHDQEEALSMADRIVVMNHGVIEQVGTPGEIYQHPATPFVADFVGKTNILPARLGDAGRVQVGRYELTCGTLNGCRTGEDIRVFFRPEDVRVRDLDDLDDEANVFDGAVEKIEFLGAFSRVTLRMQACEHALYADLSPADMQALQPAAGSALRFAVPRAAVRVFRQG; from the coding sequence ATGAGCGACGACACGTATCTGAGCCTCGCCGGCATCCACAAACGGTTCGACAACACCGTAGTGCTGGGTGACATTAATCTCACCGTTCGGCGCGGCGAGATGCTTTGTTTTCTCGGCCCGTCAGGGTGTGGCAAGACGACGCTGCTGCGCATCATCGCCGGGCTCGAAGCGCAGACCCACGGCAAGGTCTCGCAGAACGGCCGCGATATTTCCACCTTGCCGCCCATGCAGCGCGACTACGGCATCGTGTTCCAGTCGTACGCGCTGTTTCCGAATCTGAGCGTGGCGCAAAACGTCGCCTACGGCCTGACCAACCGTCGCGTACCGCGCGCCGAGCGCGACCAACGCGTCGCTGAGTTGCTCGAGATGGTCGGCTTGCCCGACGCGGGCAAAAAATTTCCCGGACAACTCTCGGGCGGGCAACAACAACGCATCGCCATCGCCCGCGCGTTGGCGACGTCGCCGGGCCTGTTGCTGCTGGACGAACCGCTCTCGGCACTCGACGCTCGCGTGCGGGTGCGCTTGCGCAGCGAGATCCGTGCGCTGCAACAGCGGCTGGGCATCACGACGATTCTCGTCACGCACGATCAGGAAGAGGCTTTGTCGATGGCCGACCGCATCGTGGTGATGAACCATGGCGTGATCGAGCAGGTCGGCACGCCCGGTGAGATCTATCAGCATCCGGCCACGCCGTTCGTCGCCGATTTCGTCGGCAAAACCAACATCCTGCCCGCACGCCTCGGTGACGCCGGACGTGTGCAAGTCGGCCGTTACGAACTGACCTGCGGCACGCTCAACGGCTGCCGTACCGGTGAAGACATTCGCGTGTTCTTCCGCCCTGAAGACGTGCGTGTGCGCGATCTCGACGACCTCGATGACGAAGCGAACGTCTTCGACGGCGCCGTGGAGAAGATTGAATTTCTCGGCGCGTTCTCGCGGGTGACCCTGCGCATGCAGGCATGCGAACACGCGCTCTATGCCGACCTCTCGCCTGCTGACATGCAGGCCCTGCAACCGGCCGCCGGCAGCGCCCTGCGCTTTGCCGTGCCGCGCGCCGCCGTGCGCGTCTTCCGTCAGGGGTGA
- a CDS encoding putative 2-aminoethylphosphonate ABC transporter permease subunit: MSSLPSTLTATSPGQAAAPLSAQSSHAAPASHAGPAGSAPPSTLRPARLASHWTDRLAQALLLVAAAAGVLFLLAPMAAILIKSVQDNDGHFVGLRHFREYFHSPALFGSIWNSVWISIVTTGITVPLAFIFAYALTRSCIRGKTLLRNIALIPILGPTLLPAISFIFWFGNQGVLRPFMGDIDIYGPLGIVMSLVNATFPHALMIMITALSLTDARLYEAADALGTPVLRRFFTITLPGAKYGVISAAMIVFTYAISDFGIPKVIGGDFNVLATDIYKLVIGQQDFSKGAVVGLVLLVPVGITYLVDSVVQRKQQALLSARAVPYVPKPSRGFDWTMAVLCWGMAAIMLAILGMAVYASFVKFWPYNFSLSLGHYRFGLVESGAVDAYINSVQMAFWCAIWGTAVIFVIAYLLEKTKGLTWVRGFIRMMAVLPMGVPGLVLGLGYIFFFVPEGNPLHGLYGSLAILVIVNVVHYYSSSHLTAVTALKQIDPEFEYVSASLKVPFYRTFWRVSAPICLPSIIDISRYLFVNAMTTVSAVVFLYSADTSLASVAIVNMDETGSIGPAAAMATLVVLTSMLACLLYHGIQIVVERYTQAWRRPTALSRKGH; this comes from the coding sequence ATGAGTTCCTTACCGTCGACACTGACTGCGACTTCGCCGGGGCAAGCGGCCGCGCCGCTCTCCGCCCAGAGTTCTCATGCTGCACCCGCCTCACATGCAGGACCGGCGGGCAGCGCGCCGCCCTCGACGTTGCGCCCTGCACGTCTGGCATCGCACTGGACGGACCGGCTTGCGCAGGCGCTGTTGCTGGTGGCCGCCGCCGCAGGCGTGCTCTTTCTGCTCGCACCGATGGCCGCCATTCTCATCAAGAGCGTGCAGGACAACGACGGCCACTTCGTCGGCTTGCGGCACTTCCGCGAGTACTTCCACTCGCCCGCGCTGTTCGGCTCGATCTGGAACAGCGTGTGGATTTCGATCGTGACGACCGGCATCACGGTGCCGTTGGCGTTCATCTTTGCCTATGCGCTCACGCGCAGCTGTATCCGCGGCAAGACGCTGCTGCGCAATATCGCGCTCATTCCGATTCTCGGGCCCACGTTGCTGCCCGCCATCTCGTTCATCTTCTGGTTCGGCAATCAGGGCGTATTGCGGCCGTTCATGGGGGACATCGATATCTACGGGCCGCTCGGCATCGTGATGTCGCTCGTGAACGCCACATTCCCGCACGCGCTGATGATCATGATCACCGCGCTCTCGCTCACCGACGCACGGCTCTACGAAGCGGCCGATGCGCTCGGCACGCCGGTGCTACGACGCTTCTTCACGATCACGCTGCCCGGGGCGAAATACGGTGTGATCAGCGCCGCGATGATCGTCTTCACTTACGCGATTTCGGACTTCGGGATTCCGAAGGTGATCGGCGGCGACTTCAACGTGCTCGCCACCGACATCTACAAACTCGTGATCGGACAGCAGGACTTCTCTAAGGGCGCCGTCGTCGGGCTGGTGCTGCTCGTGCCCGTGGGCATCACCTATCTGGTCGACTCGGTCGTGCAGCGCAAGCAGCAGGCGCTGCTCTCGGCGCGCGCGGTGCCTTACGTGCCCAAGCCCTCACGCGGCTTCGACTGGACGATGGCAGTACTGTGCTGGGGCATGGCGGCGATCATGCTCGCGATTCTCGGCATGGCGGTCTACGCCTCGTTCGTGAAATTCTGGCCGTACAACTTCAGCCTCTCGCTCGGCCACTATCGTTTCGGACTGGTGGAAAGCGGCGCTGTCGATGCCTACATCAACAGCGTGCAGATGGCGTTCTGGTGCGCGATCTGGGGCACAGCGGTGATCTTCGTCATCGCCTATCTGCTGGAGAAGACCAAGGGCCTCACGTGGGTGCGCGGTTTCATCCGCATGATGGCCGTGCTGCCGATGGGCGTGCCCGGTCTGGTGCTCGGTCTGGGTTACATCTTCTTCTTCGTGCCGGAAGGCAACCCGCTGCACGGTTTGTACGGTTCGCTGGCGATTCTCGTGATCGTCAACGTCGTGCATTACTACTCGTCGAGCCATCTCACGGCAGTGACGGCGCTCAAGCAGATCGATCCGGAATTCGAGTACGTGTCGGCCTCGTTGAAGGTGCCCTTCTATCGCACGTTCTGGCGCGTGTCGGCGCCAATCTGCCTGCCGTCGATCATCGACATCAGCCGCTATCTGTTCGTCAACGCGATGACCACCGTGTCTGCCGTGGTCTTCCTGTATTCGGCCGACACCTCGCTGGCGTCGGTGGCCATCGTCAACATGGACGAAACCGGCTCGATCGGGCCCGCCGCCGCCATGGCCACGCTGGTCGTGCTCACCTCGATGCTCGCGTGCCTGCTTTATCACGGCATTCAAATCGTGGTGGAGCGCTACACGCAGGCATGGCGGCGTCCGACAGCGCTTTCTCGTAAAGGTCATTGA
- the phnY gene encoding phosphonoacetaldehyde dehydrogenase translates to MNAPHKLHPEFRAEALRIGGEKVTRERIIEVFNPYSGDLVGTVPKASLDDVRRAFSIAKQYRSKLTRFERANILDKAAALLRERTAEAAAIITMESGLCKKDAVYEIGRVADVLGFAAGEALKDDGQAFSCDLTPHGKKRRVVTQREPLLGAISAITPFNHPMNQVAHKVAPSVATNNRMVLKPSEKVPLSAYYLADTLYEAGLPPEMLQVITGDPMEIADEMLTNENIDMITFTGGVSIGKYIASKAGYRRIVLELGGNDPLIVMEDADLDRASDLAVQGSYKNSGQRCTAVKRMLVHRDIAAQFTEMVVEKTRAWKYGDPSDGNNDMGTVIDEGAARLFEARVNEAVAQGARLLVGNKREGALYSPTVIDRVDPKMTVVREETFGPVSPIITFGSIDEAIAISNGTAFGLSSGVCTNRLDYVTRFTDELQVGTVNVWEVPGYRIELTPFGGIKDSGLGYKEGVQEAMKSFTNTKTFTLPWGA, encoded by the coding sequence ATGAACGCGCCGCACAAGCTGCATCCCGAGTTTCGCGCCGAAGCCCTGCGCATCGGCGGAGAGAAAGTGACCCGTGAACGGATCATCGAAGTCTTCAACCCGTACTCGGGCGATCTGGTCGGCACGGTGCCCAAGGCATCGCTCGACGACGTGCGCCGCGCGTTCTCGATTGCCAAGCAGTACCGCTCGAAGCTCACCCGTTTCGAGCGCGCCAACATTCTCGACAAGGCTGCCGCGCTGCTGCGCGAGCGCACGGCGGAAGCCGCCGCCATCATCACGATGGAGTCGGGGCTCTGCAAGAAAGACGCGGTGTATGAAATTGGCCGCGTGGCCGACGTGCTCGGGTTCGCGGCAGGCGAAGCGCTGAAAGACGACGGTCAGGCCTTCTCGTGCGATCTCACGCCGCACGGCAAGAAGCGCCGTGTAGTGACGCAGCGCGAGCCGCTGCTGGGGGCGATTTCGGCCATCACGCCGTTTAATCATCCGATGAATCAGGTGGCGCACAAGGTCGCGCCGTCGGTGGCCACCAACAACCGCATGGTGCTCAAGCCGTCGGAGAAGGTGCCGCTCTCGGCGTATTACCTCGCCGACACGTTGTATGAAGCGGGCTTGCCGCCGGAAATGCTGCAAGTGATCACGGGCGATCCGATGGAGATTGCCGACGAGATGCTGACCAACGAGAACATCGACATGATCACCTTCACCGGTGGTGTGTCGATCGGCAAGTACATTGCGTCGAAGGCCGGTTATCGCCGCATCGTGCTGGAGCTGGGCGGCAACGACCCGTTGATCGTGATGGAAGATGCCGACCTCGATCGCGCGTCCGATCTCGCCGTGCAAGGCTCGTACAAGAATTCGGGCCAGCGCTGTACGGCGGTCAAGCGCATGCTCGTGCATCGCGACATCGCAGCGCAGTTCACCGAAATGGTCGTGGAGAAGACGCGCGCGTGGAAGTACGGTGACCCGAGCGACGGCAATAACGACATGGGTACCGTCATCGACGAGGGTGCCGCGCGTCTGTTCGAAGCGCGGGTGAACGAAGCGGTGGCGCAGGGTGCCCGGTTGCTCGTGGGCAACAAGCGCGAAGGCGCGCTGTACTCGCCGACGGTGATCGACCGCGTCGACCCGAAGATGACGGTGGTGCGCGAAGAAACCTTCGGGCCGGTGTCGCCCATCATCACGTTCGGCAGCATCGACGAGGCCATTGCGATTTCCAACGGCACGGCGTTCGGGTTGTCGTCGGGCGTCTGCACCAACCGCCTCGACTACGTCACGCGCTTCACCGACGAGTTGCAGGTCGGCACGGTCAACGTCTGGGAAGTGCCGGGCTACCGCATCGAGCTGACGCCGTTCGGCGGCATCAAGGATTCCGGCCTCGGCTATAAAGAAGGGGTGCAGGAAGCGATGAAGAGCTTCACCAACACCAAAACCTTCACGTTGCCTTGGGGCGCATGA
- a CDS encoding phosphonate utilization associated transcriptional regulator, producing MTPKPTSATAIELLQSQSLTTLVQHEIERQIMAGTLTPGTKLNEIEVAGRLGVSRGPVREAFRALEEAGLLRTEKNRGVFVRVISLEEAEEIYTLRGVLDEYVGRTLAEVITSEQLTRLRESVEAMHQAVEAGDSEAYYQLNLAFHDTLVEMVGNRKLLETYRRLVKELSLFRHEALTADTSAPPKSEREHRDIVSAIASRDPARAAQVIREHLSRGQARIREALARAPGAAPTQAKAG from the coding sequence ATGACCCCTAAGCCCACTTCGGCCACGGCCATCGAGTTGCTGCAAAGCCAGTCGCTCACCACGCTCGTGCAGCACGAGATCGAGCGCCAGATCATGGCCGGCACGCTCACGCCCGGGACCAAGCTCAACGAGATTGAAGTGGCGGGGCGTCTTGGCGTGTCGCGTGGCCCGGTGCGCGAGGCGTTTCGTGCGCTCGAAGAAGCGGGGCTGCTGCGCACCGAAAAGAATCGCGGTGTGTTCGTGCGGGTGATCTCGCTCGAAGAGGCCGAAGAGATTTACACCCTGCGCGGCGTGCTTGATGAGTACGTGGGGCGCACGCTGGCCGAGGTCATCACGTCGGAGCAACTCACGCGGCTGCGCGAGTCGGTCGAAGCGATGCATCAGGCCGTGGAAGCGGGCGACAGCGAGGCGTACTACCAGTTGAACCTTGCGTTTCACGACACGCTCGTCGAGATGGTCGGCAACCGCAAGTTGCTTGAAACCTATCGCCGGCTGGTGAAGGAGTTGAGCCTGTTCCGCCACGAAGCGCTGACCGCCGATACGTCGGCACCGCCGAAGTCGGAACGTGAGCACCGCGACATCGTGAGCGCCATCGCTTCGCGCGATCCGGCGCGCGCCGCTCAGGTCATTCGCGAACACTTGTCGCGCGGCCAGGCGCGCATTCGCGAAGCGCTGGCGCGTGCGCCCGGCGCGGCGCCGACGCAGGCGAAGGCCGGCTAA